Proteins from a genomic interval of Mycobacterium conspicuum:
- a CDS encoding SDR family oxidoreductase: MTSLDLTGRTAIITGASRGIGLAIAQQLAANGANVVLTARKQEAAEEAAKQVGERALGVGAHAVDEDAARACVDLTLERFGSVDILVNNAGTNPAFGPLIEQDHARFTKIFEVNLWAPLLWTSLAVKAWMGEHGGAVVNTASIGGMHQSVGMGMYNATKAALIHVTKQLALELSPGVRVNAISPGVVRTRLAEALWKGHEDPLSSTIALGRIGEPDDVASAVAFLVSDAASWITGETMVIDGGLLLGPAQGYQMKPGGKQ, from the coding sequence ATGACTTCACTCGACCTGACCGGGCGCACCGCAATCATCACCGGCGCCTCGCGGGGAATTGGCCTGGCGATCGCCCAACAATTGGCCGCCAACGGCGCCAATGTCGTGCTCACGGCGCGCAAACAGGAAGCCGCCGAGGAGGCCGCAAAGCAGGTCGGCGAACGCGCCCTGGGCGTCGGCGCGCACGCCGTCGACGAGGACGCCGCGCGGGCGTGCGTGGATCTCACCCTCGAGCGCTTCGGCAGTGTCGACATTCTGGTCAACAACGCCGGAACCAACCCGGCGTTCGGCCCGCTCATCGAGCAGGACCACGCCCGCTTCACCAAGATCTTCGAAGTCAACCTGTGGGCGCCGCTGCTGTGGACCTCACTCGCCGTCAAGGCGTGGATGGGAGAGCACGGCGGGGCCGTGGTCAACACCGCGTCCATCGGCGGCATGCACCAGTCGGTGGGGATGGGCATGTACAACGCCACCAAGGCGGCGCTGATCCACGTCACCAAGCAACTGGCGTTGGAACTTTCACCGGGTGTCCGGGTCAACGCCATCTCTCCGGGCGTGGTGCGCACCAGACTGGCCGAGGCGCTGTGGAAGGGCCACGAGGATCCGCTGTCCTCGACCATCGCGCTCGGCCGCATCGGTGAGCCCGACGATGTCGCGAGCGCGGTCGCCTTCCTGGTTTCGGATGCGGCGAGCTGGATCACCGGCGAGACCATGGTCATCGACGGCGGCCTGCTCCTCGGACCGGCGCAGGGCTACCAGATGAAGCCGGGAGGTAAGCAATGA